One Brassica napus cultivar Da-Ae chromosome C4, Da-Ae, whole genome shotgun sequence genomic region harbors:
- the LOC106395776 gene encoding expansin-A24-like, producing MKLLQNIIFVQVLMMAMVIWIVPMTCGHGHGHGHGHGHGHDHGHGHGHHAPVAGWLDARATFYGDINGGQTHQGACGYGDLHKQGFGLATAALSTALFNNGYTCGACYEIKCANSPQWCLPGSIKITATNFCPPDPSNKKDSWCNPPQKHFDLSQPMFLKIAQYKAGVVPVRYRRVHCTKTGGVKFEIKGNPHFVMVLPYNVGGAGDIKELCIKGTKTDWIKMQKNWGQIWNSGVVMTGQCLSFRITTSDGSTKDFMDVTPTNWGFNGQAFDGKINF from the exons ATGAAGCtcttacaaaatataatatttgttcAAGTTTTGATGATGGCAATGGTGATATGGATCGTGCCCATGACTTGTGGTCATGGTCATGGTCATGGTCATGGTCATGGTCATGGTCATGATCATGGTCATGGTCATGGTCATCACGCACCCGTAGCTGGTTGGCTAGATGCCCGTGCCACATTTTACGGTGACATCAATGGTGGCCAAACTCATC AGGGAGCCTGTGGATATGGTGATTTACACAAACAAGGCTTCGGTTTAGCCACGGCAGCACTAAGCACCGCACTATTCAACAATGGCTACACTTGTGGGGCATGTTACGAGATCAAGTGTGCGAATAGTCCACAGTGGTGTTTGCCCGGAAGCATCAAGATCACAGCTACAAACTTCTGTCCACCCGATCCCAGCAATAAGAAAGACAGCTGGTGCAACCCACCACAGAAACACTTCGATCTCTCCCAACCAATGTTCCTCAAAATCGCTCAGTACAAAGCCGGGGTTGTCCCAGTTAGATACAGACGTGTTCATTGTACCAAGACCGGAGGTGTCAAGTTTGAAATCAAGGGAAACCCTCATTTCGTTATGGTCTTGCCGTACAATGTAGGAGGAGCCGGAGATATTAAGGAATTGTGTATTAAGGGAACCAAAACCGATTGGATTAAGATGCAGAAGAACTGGGGGCAGATTTGGAATAGTGGTGTTGTTATGACCGGACAATGCTTGTCGTTTAGGATCACTACCAGTGATGGATCTACGAAAGATTTTATGGATGTGACACCGACAAATTGGGGATTTAACGGACAGGCTTTTGATGGAAAGATTAACTTTTAG